A genomic stretch from Flavobacterium sp. KS-LB2 includes:
- a CDS encoding RluA family pseudouridine synthase, whose product MNNNIDTLDLEDELFEHFRFEVPKGQASLRIDKYLMSLIQNATRNKIQTAATEGNIFVNDATVKSNYKVKAHDVVRVMLTHPPYENHIIPENIPLDIVYEDDTLLLINKLPGMVVHPGHGNYTGTLVHALAYHFDNLPMNSSERPGLVHRIDKDTSGLLVIAKTEAAMTHLAKQFEAKTSEREYIALVWGNVTEDKGTIEGNLARHLKDRMQMAVFADPEIGKPAVTHYKVLERFGYVTLISCQLETGRTHQIRAHLKHIGHPLFNDERYGGHLILKGTTFTKYKQFIDNCFKALPRQALHAKTLGFVHPTTGEMMRFDTELPQDFQDCIEKWRGYSKSHSTDEELE is encoded by the coding sequence ATGAACAATAATATAGATACACTAGATTTAGAAGACGAGTTATTTGAACATTTTAGGTTTGAAGTTCCCAAAGGGCAAGCGTCCTTGCGAATTGATAAATACTTGATGAGCCTGATACAAAATGCAACTCGTAATAAAATACAAACTGCAGCTACCGAGGGAAATATTTTTGTAAATGACGCTACGGTAAAGTCAAATTACAAGGTAAAAGCACATGATGTAGTTCGGGTTATGCTCACTCATCCTCCGTATGAAAATCATATTATTCCAGAGAATATTCCGCTAGATATTGTTTACGAAGACGATACCTTGCTCTTGATTAACAAGTTACCAGGAATGGTAGTGCATCCTGGTCACGGTAATTACACAGGAACTTTAGTGCATGCATTGGCGTATCATTTTGATAATTTACCAATGAACAGCAGTGAACGTCCTGGATTAGTCCATCGTATTGATAAAGACACTTCAGGCTTATTGGTGATTGCCAAAACGGAAGCGGCGATGACGCATCTTGCTAAGCAATTTGAAGCTAAAACATCTGAAAGAGAGTATATTGCTTTAGTTTGGGGAAATGTAACTGAGGATAAAGGAACAATTGAAGGAAACTTAGCAAGGCACTTGAAAGATCGCATGCAAATGGCAGTTTTTGCTGATCCGGAAATCGGGAAACCTGCTGTGACGCATTACAAAGTGTTGGAGCGTTTTGGATACGTGACATTGATTTCATGCCAACTGGAAACGGGAAGAACGCACCAGATTCGGGCACATTTGAAACATATAGGACATCCTTTATTTAATGACGAACGTTATGGTGGTCATTTGATTTTGAAAGGAACTACGTTTACTAAATACAAGCAGTTTATAGACAATTGCTTCAAGGCATTGCCAAGACAAGCGTTACATGCTAAAACTTTAGGTTTTGTGCATCCTACAACCGGTGAGATGATGCGTTTTGATACAGAACTCCCACAGGATTTTCAAGATTGTATTGAGAAATGGAGAGGATATTCTAAATCGCATAGCACGGACGAAGAATTAGAATAA
- the rsfS gene encoding ribosome silencing factor gives MAKKTINNDVLLANIIKGIEEVKGNDIDILDLREIDTAVCDYFIICNGNSNTQVNAIVNSIQKTVSKELKDKPWHVEGTDNAEWVLMDYVNIVVHVFQKHIREYYNIESLWGDAKITTIENKY, from the coding sequence ATGGCGAAAAAGACTATAAATAATGACGTTCTATTAGCGAACATCATTAAGGGGATAGAAGAGGTAAAAGGAAATGATATTGATATTCTAGATTTAAGAGAAATAGACACAGCAGTTTGTGACTATTTCATCATCTGTAATGGTAATTCAAATACACAAGTTAACGCTATAGTCAACTCCATTCAAAAAACTGTATCCAAAGAATTAAAAGACAAGCCCTGGCATGTTGAAGGAACAGATAATGCTGAATGGGTACTAATGGATTATGTAAACATAGTGGTTCATGTATTCCAAAAACACATCCGTGAATACTACAACATCGAAAGTTTATGGGGCGATGCAAAAATAACTACCATTGAAAACAAATACTAA
- a CDS encoding biotin--[acetyl-CoA-carboxylase] ligase — protein MKLIKLDAIDSTNEFLKGVSNKQELENFTVVTADNQTKGKGQMGAVWASESGKNLIMSILVKDFLGDICQIFNLNIAVSLAVIEVLESFKIPNLSIKWPNDIMSYNKKIGGILIENSIKSDGTIISIVGLGLNVNQTNFENLPKASSLSVICNSKFDKEELLYSICDAIEKKVELCKSDAAVLWSEYSNKLYKKGLPMPFSNQNKHHFMGIIQGVSSAGKLQVLLEDDSLDEFDIKEIQMLY, from the coding sequence ATGAAACTAATCAAACTCGATGCCATAGATTCTACAAACGAATTCCTTAAAGGGGTATCGAATAAACAAGAGTTGGAAAATTTTACTGTTGTCACTGCGGATAATCAAACAAAAGGGAAAGGCCAAATGGGTGCCGTTTGGGCCTCTGAGTCGGGTAAAAACTTAATAATGAGTATTTTGGTCAAGGATTTTTTAGGGGATATTTGTCAGATTTTCAACCTGAATATTGCGGTTTCACTTGCTGTAATTGAAGTTTTGGAATCGTTTAAGATTCCTAATCTTAGTATAAAATGGCCTAACGACATAATGTCATACAACAAAAAAATAGGTGGCATTTTGATTGAAAACAGTATCAAAAGTGACGGAACCATTATTTCTATTGTAGGTTTAGGACTAAATGTGAACCAAACCAATTTCGAAAATTTGCCAAAAGCCTCTTCTTTGTCGGTTATTTGCAATTCAAAATTTGATAAAGAGGAACTCCTTTATTCCATTTGTGATGCAATAGAGAAAAAGGTAGAGTTGTGTAAAAGTGATGCTGCTGTTTTGTGGTCTGAATACAGCAATAAATTATATAAGAAAGGTTTACCAATGCCTTTTTCTAACCAAAATAAACACCATTTTATGGGAATTATTCAAGGAGTTTCTTCAGCGGGTAAGCTTCAGGTTCTTCTAGAAGATGATAGCCTTGATGAATTTGATATTAAAGAAATTCAAATGTTGTATTAA
- a CDS encoding NUDIX hydrolase, translating into MYKVFVNDKPLFLTNHISKETDFQLFLLESIDIEQLIVKIFQNKIQKAYLYHPDESVILKTLKAKIPVAKAGGGLVYNKKGEVLFIFRNGKWDLPKGGIEKGEEIEVTAMREVEEETGVNGLSISHKLQKTYHVFRRNGKYKLKITHWFEMQSDFEGTPQGQLEEGIEKVAWMNPEQIKDALKNSYENIKLLFEEEKLLK; encoded by the coding sequence ATGTATAAAGTTTTTGTTAACGACAAACCACTTTTTTTGACAAATCACATCTCTAAGGAGACAGATTTTCAGTTGTTCTTGCTGGAAAGTATTGACATCGAACAGCTTATAGTAAAAATCTTTCAAAATAAAATTCAAAAAGCCTACTTGTATCATCCTGATGAAAGCGTTATTTTGAAGACTTTGAAAGCAAAAATACCTGTTGCCAAAGCTGGTGGCGGTTTAGTTTACAATAAAAAAGGCGAGGTTTTGTTCATTTTTAGAAATGGAAAATGGGATCTACCAAAAGGAGGAATAGAAAAAGGCGAAGAAATTGAAGTTACTGCTATGCGTGAAGTAGAGGAGGAAACCGGTGTAAATGGATTGTCGATTTCTCATAAACTTCAAAAAACCTATCATGTTTTTAGACGTAATGGTAAGTACAAATTGAAAATTACGCATTGGTTTGAAATGCAATCTGATTTTGAGGGAACACCACAAGGCCAACTAGAAGAAGGAATTGAAAAAGTGGCTTGGATGAATCCAGAACAAATAAAAGACGCATTGAAAAATTCCTACGAGAATATAAAATTATTATTTGAAGAAGAAAAGCTCCTGAAATAG
- the coaD gene encoding pantetheine-phosphate adenylyltransferase translates to MRKAIFPGSFDPITLGHEDIIKRSLPLFDEIVIAIGINAEKKYMFSLEDRKRFIEETFKNEPKVSVITYEGLTIDLCHKIKADFILRGLRNPADFEFEKAIAHTNRRLSKIETVFLLTAARTSYISSSIVRDVIRNGGQYEMLVPDAVRVK, encoded by the coding sequence ATGAGAAAAGCCATATTCCCGGGTTCTTTTGACCCAATAACTTTAGGACATGAAGACATCATCAAGAGAAGCCTTCCGCTATTTGATGAAATCGTAATTGCCATTGGTATCAATGCCGAAAAAAAATACATGTTTTCACTAGAAGATAGAAAACGTTTTATCGAGGAAACTTTCAAAAACGAACCTAAAGTTTCTGTCATCACTTATGAAGGTTTGACCATTGATTTATGCCACAAAATAAAAGCCGATTTTATACTTCGCGGTTTACGTAATCCTGCCGATTTCGAATTTGAAAAGGCCATTGCACACACCAATCGTCGATTATCAAAAATAGAAACTGTCTTTTTATTGACTGCCGCAAGAACTTCATATATCAGTTCAAGTATTGTAAGAGATGTAATCCGCAATGGAGGACAATATGAAATGCTGGTTCCAGATGCAGTACGAGTGAAATAA
- a CDS encoding PhnA domain-containing protein — MSIERELNKRSGSKCELCGTTENLKVYDVLPTKKGGLGESILACSTCINQIENPDTVDLNHWRCLNDSMWSEHAPVQVVAWRMLSRLRAAGWPQELLDQMYLDEDTLAWAQATGEGEEDENKVIHRDSNGVILETGDSVVLIKDLKVKGSSMVAKQGTAVRNIRLDHENAEYIEGKVDGQTIVIITQYVKKI, encoded by the coding sequence ATGAGTATAGAAAGAGAATTAAATAAACGCAGCGGATCTAAATGTGAACTTTGTGGTACAACCGAAAACCTAAAAGTATATGATGTATTGCCTACCAAAAAAGGTGGACTTGGCGAAAGTATCTTGGCTTGTAGCACTTGTATCAATCAAATTGAAAATCCAGATACTGTAGATTTGAATCATTGGAGATGTTTGAATGACAGTATGTGGAGCGAACATGCCCCAGTACAAGTTGTGGCATGGAGAATGTTGAGTCGTTTGCGTGCTGCTGGATGGCCTCAAGAATTATTAGACCAAATGTATTTAGACGAAGATACTTTAGCTTGGGCGCAAGCAACAGGTGAAGGCGAAGAGGACGAAAACAAAGTAATTCACCGCGACAGTAATGGCGTAATTCTGGAAACTGGAGATTCAGTTGTATTAATCAAAGATTTAAAAGTAAAAGGTTCCAGTATGGTAGCCAAACAAGGAACTGCAGTACGTAACATTCGTTTAGACCATGAAAATGCCGAATATATTGAAGGTAAAGTTGATGGCCAGACTATTGTTATCATTACCCAATACGTGAAGAAAATATAG
- a CDS encoding DUF2200 domain-containing protein, protein MKVTAVHNERIAQLTFASVYPHYISKVERKGRTVEELHQVINWLTGFDAQKLQALIEEKVTFETFFKTAKLNPNAQLITGIICGYRIEDIDNPLTKQIRYLDKLVDELAKGKKMEKILRTA, encoded by the coding sequence ATGAAAGTAACAGCCGTACATAATGAACGAATTGCCCAATTAACTTTTGCATCTGTCTATCCACACTATATTTCAAAAGTGGAACGCAAAGGCAGAACGGTAGAAGAATTACACCAAGTCATAAATTGGCTAACAGGATTTGACGCCCAAAAATTGCAGGCTTTAATTGAAGAGAAAGTAACATTTGAGACCTTTTTTAAAACAGCTAAGCTAAACCCAAATGCGCAATTGATAACGGGCATAATATGTGGTTATAGGATTGAAGATATAGACAATCCATTGACTAAACAAATACGCTATTTAGACAAGTTAGTGGACGAATTAGCCAAAGGCAAAAAAATGGAAAAAATACTACGAACAGCTTAA
- a CDS encoding PASTA domain-containing protein codes for MSLRKYLTSRVFLVQVLIALAIIAALGYLFMHWLTFTTDHGHEIAVPNLSKLTEEQVEEKLDELDLDYVLLDSVDYRSDFPQFSVVEQDPSPGTKVKVGRKIYIKINTSGFSSVRVPDLVNKTYREAVPTLKALGLEEGTVTYVPNLGKDMVLEMRFKGRNLKVGDKVLKSSKIDLVLGDGKMSYEEEESAADTLVAPIEETPVDEQ; via the coding sequence ATGAGTTTACGTAAGTATCTTACTAGCCGTGTTTTTCTTGTACAAGTATTAATTGCACTAGCCATTATTGCTGCTTTGGGTTATTTGTTTATGCATTGGTTGACGTTTACTACAGATCATGGTCATGAAATTGCTGTTCCAAATTTGAGTAAATTGACTGAAGAGCAAGTAGAAGAAAAGCTGGATGAGTTGGATTTAGATTATGTGCTTTTGGACAGTGTGGATTACAGAAGTGATTTTCCCCAATTTAGTGTGGTTGAGCAAGATCCATCGCCAGGTACAAAGGTAAAAGTGGGTCGAAAGATATACATAAAAATAAATACTTCAGGATTCTCATCTGTACGAGTTCCTGATTTAGTGAATAAAACCTACCGTGAAGCAGTGCCTACATTGAAAGCTTTAGGACTTGAGGAAGGAACGGTTACGTATGTTCCAAATCTGGGTAAAGACATGGTACTGGAAATGCGTTTTAAAGGAAGAAACCTAAAAGTAGGCGACAAAGTCTTGAAATCATCTAAAATTGATTTGGTTTTAGGCGACGGAAAAATGAGTTATGAAGAAGAAGAAAGTGCCGCAGATACTCTGGTTGCACCAATAGAAGAAACACCAGTTGATGAACAATAA
- a CDS encoding DEAD/DEAH box helicase has protein sequence MNKKHHSNNILLNLGIESLNEMQEVAQDTILNDNNILLLSPTGSGKTLAFLLPILEMLQPEIQSVQCLILVPSRELGLQIEQVWKKMGTDYKVNVCYGGHSIDTEIKNLSNPPAVLVGTPGRIADHIDRGTFRVDKIQTLILDEFDKSLQLGFHEQMSFIIGKLTKLNKRVLVSATSDIEIPRYTRVVNPTILDFIPENVDETNLSMKMVVSKEKDKIGSLFNLICSLKSQSAIVFCNHRDAAERISDTLNDKGIYATYYHGGMDQDERERALIQFRNGSVSYLITTDLAARGLDIPEMNHVIHYHLPSKEDEFTHRNGRTARMLASGTAYIIAHESEKKMDYIDYGMSVFNIENATSLPKPPEFQTIYISGGKKNKLNKIDIVGFFSQKGKLEKSDLGLIEVKDFISFAAVKFNKVKDLLHAIKDEKMKGKKFKIEVARKVIKKEEEN, from the coding sequence ATGAATAAGAAACACCATTCCAACAATATACTTTTGAATTTAGGCATCGAAAGTCTAAACGAAATGCAGGAAGTAGCGCAAGATACAATCCTGAATGATAATAATATTCTATTGCTTTCGCCTACAGGTTCTGGAAAAACTTTGGCTTTTTTGTTGCCTATTTTAGAAATGTTACAACCCGAAATTCAATCGGTTCAGTGTTTGATTTTGGTTCCATCACGTGAATTAGGATTACAAATCGAGCAGGTTTGGAAAAAAATGGGAACCGATTATAAAGTAAATGTCTGTTACGGCGGACATTCTATTGATACTGAAATTAAGAATTTAAGCAATCCTCCAGCTGTTTTAGTTGGAACACCAGGAAGAATTGCAGATCATATTGACAGAGGAACTTTTCGTGTGGATAAAATCCAAACCTTGATTCTGGATGAATTTGATAAATCATTGCAATTGGGTTTTCACGAGCAAATGTCTTTTATCATTGGAAAATTAACAAAACTGAACAAACGTGTTTTGGTTTCGGCCACTTCGGATATTGAGATTCCAAGATATACAAGAGTCGTAAATCCAACTATTTTAGATTTCATTCCAGAAAACGTGGACGAAACGAATCTTTCCATGAAAATGGTCGTTTCAAAGGAAAAGGACAAAATAGGAAGTTTGTTCAACTTGATTTGTTCGTTGAAATCACAATCGGCTATTGTTTTTTGCAACCATCGAGATGCAGCAGAGCGTATCAGTGATACCTTGAACGATAAAGGAATTTATGCTACTTATTATCATGGCGGAATGGATCAGGACGAAAGAGAACGCGCACTCATCCAGTTTAGAAACGGAAGTGTGAGTTATCTAATCACAACCGATTTAGCAGCTCGTGGTCTTGATATACCTGAAATGAACCACGTAATTCATTATCATTTGCCATCCAAAGAAGATGAATTTACGCATAGAAACGGACGTACAGCACGTATGTTAGCCTCTGGTACGGCGTATATTATTGCTCATGAAAGTGAGAAAAAAATGGATTATATCGATTATGGAATGAGTGTTTTTAATATAGAAAACGCAACTTCACTGCCAAAACCTCCTGAATTCCAAACCATTTACATCAGTGGTGGAAAGAAAAATAAGTTAAATAAAATTGATATTGTAGGTTTCTTTTCTCAAAAGGGAAAATTAGAAAAAAGCGATTTAGGATTAATCGAAGTGAAAGATTTTATCTCATTTGCTGCCGTAAAATTCAATAAAGTAAAAGATTTATTGCACGCCATTAAAGACGAAAAAATGAAAGGAAAGAAATTTAAAATTGAAGTCGCTAGAAAAGTGATTAAGAAAGAAGAGGAAAATTAG
- a CDS encoding VOC family protein, which produces MALINPHINFNGNAEEAFHFYKSVFGGEFAMIMRFKDISSPENPVSENEANKIMHIALPIGKNILMANDVPESMGRVNENENRSKIAISAESKEEADHLFNGLSAGGNIEMPINNSPWGSYFGMFRDKFGIEWMVDFDPKYKGKP; this is translated from the coding sequence ATGGCACTTATCAATCCTCACATTAACTTCAACGGAAATGCCGAAGAAGCATTCCATTTTTACAAATCAGTATTTGGTGGTGAATTCGCTATGATTATGCGGTTCAAAGATATATCGAGTCCGGAAAATCCAGTTTCAGAAAATGAAGCAAACAAAATAATGCACATTGCTCTACCTATTGGCAAAAATATATTAATGGCTAATGATGTTCCAGAAAGTATGGGGCGTGTAAATGAAAATGAAAATAGGTCAAAAATAGCTATTAGTGCTGAAAGTAAGGAAGAAGCAGACCATTTATTTAATGGACTTTCAGCAGGTGGAAATATTGAAATGCCAATAAATAATAGTCCTTGGGGTTCTTATTTTGGAATGTTTAGAGACAAATTTGGCATTGAATGGATGGTAGATTTTGACCCCAAGTACAAAGGAAAACCATAA
- a CDS encoding SRPBCC family protein, whose translation MNLESPKVSVQKSAQELFELLSDVKNFEKLMPENIAKFEVIGDDAFIFGLKGMPEIKLKMKEKIAPNKIVLGAASDKLPFTLIANIDSVSDNSSDVKLDFEGDFNPMMAMMIKGPIGKFIETLAGNMTKL comes from the coding sequence ATGAACTTAGAAAGTCCAAAAGTTAGCGTCCAAAAATCTGCTCAAGAATTATTTGAATTGTTGAGTGATGTCAAAAATTTCGAAAAATTAATGCCTGAAAACATTGCTAAATTTGAAGTTATAGGAGATGATGCTTTTATTTTTGGATTGAAAGGAATGCCAGAAATTAAGCTCAAAATGAAAGAAAAAATAGCTCCAAATAAAATTGTATTGGGAGCAGCAAGTGATAAACTTCCCTTCACATTAATTGCGAACATAGATTCTGTATCTGATAACTCTAGTGATGTAAAACTTGATTTCGAAGGAGATTTCAATCCTATGATGGCTATGATGATTAAAGGTCCCATTGGTAAATTTATCGAGACTTTAGCCGGGAACATGACTAAATTATAA
- a CDS encoding M14 family metallopeptidase has protein sequence MRFFTFLFLLFSISSFAQKSTKYDTFFEKGNGNQSASYQETIAYYKLLADDFPTIEMQKMGLTDSGEPLHMVVFNPEKQFDFRIIQKNKAVILLNNGIHAGEPDGIDASMQLFRDLALGKIKAPKNTVIVCIPVYNIGGALNRNSTSRANQDGPEIYGFRGNARNYDLNRDFIKSDTKNTKSFVDIFHKINADVFIDNHVSNGSDYQYKLTYIMTQHNKLGTVLGDFLNTEMMPALVQDLQKKNIETTPYVNAFQDTPDKGFGQFFESPRFATGYTSLFNTIGFVVETHMLKKYADRVKVTYEYMRSAIDFTDANYKKIKQLRLKNEEQYQPKKSYTIKWEIDSTKTIPFTFLGYEASYKKSDVTSGNRLFYDRTKPFKKDIPYSKEFKSTKEIIIPEAYILPKGFWPVIDLLKSNSITYTQLKNDTIIEVESYKIADFKTTNSAYEGHYLHRNTSVTSKTEKVAFAKGDYVIPTQQKGIKYLLETLEPEAIDSFFNWNFFDTMLQQKEGYSDYVFEDSATQILKENPKLKAEFDLKKQSDINFINNTEAQLDWIYKHSVYYEKAHLQYPVYRILN, from the coding sequence ATGAGATTTTTCACATTCCTTTTTTTACTATTCTCCATCTCTTCATTTGCACAAAAAAGTACTAAATACGATACTTTTTTTGAAAAAGGCAATGGAAATCAGTCTGCTAGTTATCAAGAAACAATTGCGTATTACAAACTCTTGGCGGATGATTTTCCTACTATCGAAATGCAGAAAATGGGATTGACAGACAGTGGTGAACCATTACACATGGTTGTTTTTAATCCAGAAAAACAATTTGACTTTAGAATTATCCAAAAAAACAAAGCGGTTATTTTGCTCAATAACGGCATTCATGCAGGCGAACCCGACGGAATCGATGCTTCCATGCAATTGTTTAGAGATTTAGCTTTGGGTAAGATAAAAGCACCAAAAAACACGGTTATCGTTTGTATTCCAGTGTATAATATCGGAGGCGCTTTAAACAGAAATTCCACTTCAAGAGCCAATCAGGATGGACCGGAAATCTATGGTTTTCGTGGCAACGCTAGAAACTACGATTTGAATCGCGATTTCATCAAGTCAGACACCAAAAACACAAAGAGTTTTGTAGACATTTTCCATAAAATAAATGCCGATGTTTTTATTGACAATCACGTTAGCAATGGTTCTGATTACCAATACAAACTGACCTATATTATGACTCAGCACAACAAATTAGGAACCGTTTTAGGTGATTTTTTAAATACGGAAATGATGCCTGCTTTGGTCCAAGATTTACAAAAAAAGAACATCGAAACAACACCTTATGTCAATGCTTTTCAAGACACACCGGATAAAGGTTTTGGTCAATTTTTTGAAAGCCCACGATTTGCAACAGGATACACTTCGTTATTCAATACAATAGGATTTGTCGTAGAAACGCACATGCTGAAAAAATATGCCGATCGCGTAAAAGTAACCTACGAATACATGCGTTCCGCGATTGACTTTACAGATGCTAATTATAAAAAAATCAAACAACTGCGATTGAAAAATGAAGAGCAGTACCAACCTAAAAAATCGTACACAATAAAATGGGAAATTGACAGTACAAAAACGATTCCTTTTACGTTTTTAGGTTATGAAGCTAGTTACAAAAAAAGTGATGTAACATCCGGAAATCGTTTGTTTTATGACCGTACAAAACCATTCAAAAAAGACATTCCTTACAGCAAAGAATTCAAATCTACAAAAGAAATTATCATTCCAGAAGCGTATATTCTTCCAAAAGGCTTTTGGCCAGTAATTGATTTATTAAAGAGTAATTCGATAACCTACACGCAACTAAAAAATGACACCATAATTGAAGTCGAAAGCTATAAAATTGCTGATTTTAAAACGACAAATTCTGCTTATGAAGGACATTATTTGCATCGAAACACGTCGGTAACTTCTAAAACAGAGAAAGTGGCTTTCGCCAAAGGAGATTACGTTATTCCTACACAACAAAAGGGAATCAAATATTTATTGGAAACACTAGAACCGGAAGCAATTGATTCTTTTTTCAATTGGAATTTTTTCGATACGATGTTACAACAAAAAGAAGGCTATTCTGATTATGTTTTTGAAGATTCAGCTACTCAGATTTTAAAAGAAAATCCCAAACTAAAAGCTGAATTTGATTTGAAAAAACAAAGCGATATCAACTTTATCAATAATACTGAGGCACAATTGGATTGGATATATAAACATTCCGTTTATTATGAAAAGGCACATTTACAATATCCGGTATATCGCATTTTAAACTAA
- a CDS encoding D-alanine--D-alanine ligase — protein sequence MKNIAIIMGGYSSEYKISLISGNVVYQFLDKTKYNGFRIHIFKEKWVYVDANDTEFPIDKNDFSVTVGGNKITFDCVFNAIHGTPGEDGLMQAYFELLHIPQTSCDYYQAALTFNKRDLLSVLKPYGIKTATSYYLNKGDAINTDEIVAKVGLPCFVKPNKAGSSFGISKVKTAAELPIAIEVAYKEDNEIIIESFLDGTEVSVGVINYKGTVTVLPITEIVSDNDFFDYEAKYLGKSQEITPARISDEMTQKVSEIAKRAYEVLKMKGFSRSEFILVNGEPHMLEMNTIPGLTTESLIPQQAKAAGISLEDLFTNAIELALA from the coding sequence ATGAAAAACATTGCCATCATCATGGGCGGATATTCCAGCGAGTATAAAATCTCACTCATCAGCGGAAACGTCGTATATCAATTTCTAGACAAAACAAAATACAATGGATTCCGAATCCATATTTTCAAAGAAAAATGGGTCTATGTTGATGCTAATGATACTGAATTTCCTATCGATAAAAATGATTTTTCAGTGACGGTTGGTGGAAACAAAATCACTTTCGATTGTGTCTTCAATGCCATTCACGGAACTCCCGGTGAAGATGGATTAATGCAAGCCTATTTCGAGTTACTGCATATTCCGCAAACCTCTTGCGATTATTACCAAGCGGCTTTAACGTTCAACAAACGTGATTTATTGTCGGTTTTAAAACCATACGGAATAAAAACGGCTACTTCCTATTATTTAAACAAAGGCGATGCAATCAATACAGACGAGATTGTAGCTAAAGTTGGTTTGCCGTGCTTTGTAAAACCCAATAAAGCAGGTTCCAGTTTTGGAATTTCAAAAGTAAAAACGGCTGCCGAATTGCCAATCGCGATTGAAGTCGCCTATAAAGAAGACAACGAAATCATCATCGAAAGTTTTCTTGACGGCACCGAAGTTTCCGTTGGTGTGATCAATTACAAGGGAACTGTAACTGTTCTTCCAATCACTGAAATTGTTTCCGACAATGATTTCTTCGATTATGAAGCCAAATATTTAGGTAAATCACAAGAAATCACACCAGCAAGAATCTCAGATGAAATGACCCAAAAAGTAAGCGAAATTGCCAAACGTGCTTACGAAGTGCTCAAAATGAAAGGTTTCTCACGAAGCGAATTTATATTGGTAAACGGAGAACCACACATGTTGGAAATGAATACCATTCCGGGATTAACAACGGAAAGTTTGATTCCACAACAAGCCAAAGCCGCTGGAATTTCACTAGAGGATTTGTTTACCAATGCGATAGAATTGGCATTAGCCTAA
- the pyrE gene encoding orotate phosphoribosyltransferase — MIFNKDTAEKTAEFLLQINAIKLNPRNPFTWASGWKSPIYCDNRLILSFPAVRNYVRDEFSKNIEKQFGKPDVIAGVATGAIGIGMLVAESLGLPFVYVRPEPKKHGRQNQVEGFLQKGQNVVVVEDLISTGSSSLLAVEALREAGANVKGMAAIFTYGFEIAEENFKKAHIDLYTLSNYQNLLNLAVAKRYITEEEEQTLREWNMSPSTWTIEV; from the coding sequence ATGATTTTTAATAAAGATACAGCCGAAAAAACAGCCGAATTTCTTTTGCAAATAAATGCAATTAAATTGAATCCAAGAAATCCTTTTACATGGGCTTCTGGATGGAAATCGCCTATTTATTGTGATAACCGATTAATCCTCTCATTTCCAGCCGTAAGGAATTACGTCCGGGATGAATTTTCCAAAAATATTGAGAAACAATTTGGTAAACCAGATGTTATTGCTGGTGTTGCCACTGGAGCAATAGGAATTGGAATGCTAGTAGCGGAAAGTTTGGGATTGCCATTTGTATATGTGCGTCCAGAACCAAAGAAACACGGCAGACAAAACCAAGTAGAAGGTTTTTTACAAAAAGGACAAAATGTAGTTGTTGTAGAAGATTTAATCAGCACAGGAAGCAGTAGTTTACTTGCTGTAGAAGCGTTGCGCGAAGCTGGAGCCAATGTAAAAGGCATGGCCGCTATATTCACGTATGGTTTTGAAATTGCAGAAGAAAACTTTAAAAAAGCACACATCGATTTATACACTTTGAGTAATTATCAAAATTTATTAAACTTAGCTGTTGCCAAGAGGTACATCACCGAAGAGGAAGAGCAAACTTTAAGAGAATGGAATATGAGTCCGTCTACTTGGACCATTGAAGTTTAA